GGCGGTAGGGCGGGCACGGGGTGCCCACCCTACGGGCGCGAACTCACCATTCATGAGCAGACAATGACAGACAAGTTGAAACCCCTGCGCGACCAGATCGATTCGATCGACGCGCAAATCCTCGAACTCCTGAGCCGCCGCGGCAAGGTGGCCCAGGAAGTCGGCCACGTGAAGGCCGAGACCAACGCGCCGGTGTTCCGCCCCGAGCGTGAGGCGCAGGTCCTGCGCAAGGTCGCCGACAACAATCCCGGCCCGCTGAAGGACAAGGACGTCCAGACCATCTTCCGCGAGATCATGTCGTCCTGCCGCGCGCTGGAGAAGCGCGTCACGGTCGCCTATCTCGGCCCCACCGGCACCTTCAGCGAGCAGGCCGTGTTCCAGCACTTCGGCAGCGCGGTGGAGGGCATGCCCTGCGTGTCGATCGACGAAGTGTTCCGCGCCACCGAGGCCGGTACCGCCGACTACGGCGTGGTGCCGGTCGAGAACTCGTCGGAAGGCGCGATCAACCGCACCCTCGACCTGATGCTCGCCACCACCGCCATCATCAGCGGCGAAGTCTCGATCCCGGTCCACCACAGCCTGATGTCGAAGACCGGCAGCATGGACGGCGTGACGGTGGTCTGCGCGCATTCGCAGGCGCTGGCCCAGTGCCAGGCCTGGCTGAACCTGCACCATCCGCACATCGAACGCCGCGCCGTCGCCTCCAACGCCGAAGCGGCGGTGCTGGCCAGCCAGGATCCGACCGTCGCCGCGATCGCCAGCGAGATGGCGGGCGAGCAGTACAAGCTGGGCGTGGTCCAGGCCCACATCCAGGACGACCCGCACAACCGCACGCGCTTCGCCGTGATCGGGCGCCAGGCCGCCGGCCCGTCCGGCCAGGACCGCACCTCGCTGGTGCTGGCGGTGCCGAACAAGGCCGGCGCCGTCTACAAGCTGCTGGCGCCGCTCGCAGTCCACGGCGTGTCGATGACGCGCTTCGAATCGCGCCCGGCGCGCATCGGCACCTGGGAGTACTACTTCTACGTCGACGTCGAAGGCCACCACCAGGATGCCGCGGTCGCGCGCGCGCTCGAGGAGCTGAAGGCGAACGCCGCCTTCTTCAAAGTTCTCGGCTCCTACCCGGTCGGCCTGTGATCCCTTATCTATTAGTTATCGAGAGTCTCCATGTCGCAATTCGGTCCTGAATACGTCCGCGCCATCGCCCCTTACCAGGCAGGCAAACCCATCTCCGAAGTCGCCCGCGAGTTCGGCCTGGATGAAGCCAGCATCGTCAAGCTGGCGTCCAACGAAAACCCGTTCGGCATGCCCGAATCGGCGAAGAAGGCGATGCTCGACGCCGCCGCGGAACTGGGCCGCTATCCGGACGCCAACGGCTTCGAGCTGAAAGCCGCGCTGGCCAAGCGCTACGATGTGCCGGCCGAGTGGATCACCCTCGGCAACGGCTCCAACGACATCCTCGAGATCGCCGCCCATGCCTTCGTCCAGCAGGGCCAGGCCGTGGTCTACTCGCAGTACTCCTTCGCCGTGTATGCGCTGGCAACCCAGGGCGTGGGCGCGCGCGGCATCGTGGTGCCGGCCAGGGATTACGGCCACGACCTCGACGCGATGGCGGCCGCGATCGACGCGGATACGAAACTCGTGTTCATCGCCAACCCGAACAACCCGACCGGCACCTTCATTCCGGCGGCCGAGATCGAGGCCTTCCTGGCCAAAGTGCCGGCCAGCGTGATCGTGGTGCTGGACGAGGCCTACAACGAATACCTGGAGCAGCAAGACCAGTTCGAGTCGACCCAGTGGGTGCGCAAGTTCCCGAACCTGATCGTCTCGCGCACCTTCTCGAAGGCCTACGGCCTGGCCGGCCTGCGCGTCGGCTTCGCGATCGCCCAGCCGGCGGTGACCGACCTGATGAACCGCATCCGCCAGCCCTTCAACGTGAATTCGCTGGCCCAGGCCGCGGCCATCGCGGCCCTGAACGACAAGGACTTCCTGCGGAAGGGCTTTGAAAACAACCGCGCCGGCTACCGGCAGCTGACCGCCGCCTTCGACGCGCTCAAGCTCCAGTACGTGCCCTCGCACGGCAACTTCGTGCTGGTCAAGGTCGGCGAGGACGACGGCGCGGGCAGCCGCGTCAACATCGCACTGCTGAAGCAGGGCGTGATCGTGCGCCCGGTCGGCGCCTACGGTCTGCCGCAGTGGCTGCGCATCTCGATCGGGCTGCCGGAGGAGAACGCCAGGTTCATCGAGGCGCTCGGTAAGGCGCTGGCCTGAATGTTCGATAAAGTCGTCATCGTCGGCGTCGGCCTGATCGGCGGCTCCTTCGCGCTCGGCCTGAAGGCGGCCGGCGCGGCGCGCGAGATCGTCGGGCTGGAGCGCTCGGCGCAGGCGCTGGCAAGGGCGCGCCAGCTCGGCATCGTCGATACCGTCAGCGAGCATCCGGAAGAAGCCCTGCGCGGCGCCGACCTGGTGCTGCTCGCGGCGCCGGTGGCGCAGACCGCCGGCATCCTCGCGGCGCTGCTGCCATGGCTGGAACCGCACACCATCGTCACCGACGCAGGCAGCACCAAGTCGGACGTGGTCGCCAGCGCGCGTGCGGTGCTGAAGGAGCGCATCCACCAGTTCGTGCCCGGCCATCCGATTGCCGGACGCGAATCGAACGGCCCGGACGCCGCCATCCCGGACCTCTACCGCGGCAAGAAGGCGGTGCTGACCCCGCTGCCGGAAAACCCGCCGGCCGCCGTCGACCGGGTGGCGGCCGCCTGGCGCCAGTGCGGCGCCATCATCCACCTCCTCACGCCGGGCGAGCACGACAAGGTCTTCGCCGCCGTCAGCCACCTGCCGCATCTGCTGGCCTATGCGCTGGTGGACGACATCGCCAACAAGCCGCATGCCGACCTGCTGTTCCAGTATGCGGCCAGCGGCTTTCGCGACTTCACCCGCATCGCCGGCTCCTCGCCCGAGATGTGGCGCGACATCAGCCTGGCGAACCGCGATGCGCTGCTCGGTGAGCTCGATGCCTATCTGGCACAATTGAATGGACTGCGCGAATGCCTGGCATGCTCCGACGCGGCCGGGCTCGAAGCCGTGTACGGCAACGCCCAGCGCGCCCGGCGCGCATGGATCGAAACGATCGAAACCGCCGAAAAACCGCCCAGTCCGGATCAGGAATCAGGAAAGTAATCTATGACGCTGTCCAAACACTACCCCGAACACCTCGACCTCGAGCCGGTCATGCACGTCGAAGGCACGGTTCGCCTGCCGGGCTCGAAGAGCATCTCGAATCGCACGCTGCTGCTGGCTGCGCTCAGCGAAGGCGCCACCACCATCCACGACCTGCTGGCCTCGGACGACACCCAGGTGATGCTGGAAGCGCTCAAGTCGCTCGGCATCCGCTGGGAACAGCGCGATGAGCGCACCCATGTCGTGCACGGCACCGGCGGCACGCTCCCCGTGCAGCAGGCCGACCTCTACATGGGCAATGCCGGCACCGCGATCCGTCCGCTGACCGCGGCCCTGGCCGTGATCGGCGGCGACTATACCCTGCACGGCGTGCAGCGCATGCACGAGCGCCCGATCGGCGACCTGGTCGACGCCCTGAACGCCGTCGGCGCCCGCATCGAGTACACCGGCAACCCGGGCTATCCGCCGCTGCGGATCGGCCGCGGCCAGCTGAGCGCGTCGCGCATGTCGGTGCGCGGCAACGTGTCGAGCCAGTTCCTGACCGCGCTCCTGATGGCCGCGCCCCTGATGGCCAGGGACCAGCCGGTGACGATCGAGGTGGAGGGTGAGCTGATCTCCAAGCCGTATATCGAGATCACGCTGAACCTGATGCGCCGCTTCGGCGTGACGGTCGAACAGGACGGCTGGTCGTCCTTCACCGTGCGGCCGGGCCAGCGTTATCGCAGCCCGGGCAGCATCCACGTCGAAGGCGACGCCTCGTCGGCGTCCTACTTCCTGGCGGCCGGCGCGATCGCCGGCGGGCCGGTGCGGGTCGAGGGCGTGGGCCGCGACAGCATCCAGGGCGACGTGCGCTTCGCCGACGCGCTGGAGCAGATGGGCGCCACCATCGTCAAGGGCGACAGCTGGATCGAAGCGCGTTCGAACGGCGTGCTGCGCGCCATCGACGCCGACTTCAACCACATCCCGGACGCCGCCATGACGATCGCCGTGGCCGCGCTGTACGCCGACGGCGTCAGCACGCTGCGCAATATCGCCAGCTGGCGCGTGAAGGAAACCGACCGCCTGGCCGCGATGGCGACCGAGTTGCGCAAGGTGGGCGCCATCGTGGAAGAGGGCGAGGATTACATCCGCATCACCCCGCCGGCGCAGCTGTCGCCGGCCACCATCGACACCTACGACGATCACCGGATGGCGATGTGCTTCTCGCTGGCCTCGCTGGACGGCAAGGCGCGGCGCGGCAACGCCATGCGCATCAACGACCCGAAATGCGTGGCCAAGACTTTCCCGGATTACTTCGAAACATTTGCAGGGATCGCCAAGAACGATTTATCCTGATTACATGCCACATTCCAATATTCCCGTCATCACCATCGACGGCCCGACCGCGTCCGGCAAGGGCACGGTGGCGCACCGTGTCGCCGACCACCTGGGCTTCCACCTGCTCGATTCCGGCGCGCTGTACCGGCTGACCGCGCTGTCGGCGCTGCGCCGCGGCACCATCCTGTCGGACGAGCATGCGGTGGCCAAGGTGGCCGAACACCTGCCGGCGCGCTTCAACGGCGGCCACATCTACCTGGGCACGGAAGACGTCAGCCACGCCATCCGCGCCGAGGAAGTCGGCAATATGGCGTCGAAGATCGCGGCGCTGCCGGCCGTGCGCCAGGCGCTTTTCGGGCTGCAGCTGGGCTTTCGGCAGACGCCGGGCCTGGTAGCCGACGGGCGCGATATGGGCACCGTGATCTTCCCCGCCGCCAAGTTAAAAGTCTTCCTGACTGCAAGCGTTGAGGCACGTGCGCAACGCCGGTATAAGCAATTGATTGACAAAGGGTTTTCTGCTAATATGGACGATCTGCTGGCGGATTTGCAGTCCCGCGATGCGCGCGATACACAGCGCGCCGTGGCGCCGCTGGTGCCGGCAGAGGGTGCGCATCTCCTCGATACCTCGCACATGACCGTGGATGACGCGGTCGCGCAGGTGCTCGCGTGGTGGTCGCACAGCTAGTGGTGCCCGCGGCGCAAGCGGCGGGTGTGTTTCAACCTGACCCAGTTCAGATGGCATATCGCCGTTCTGCTGGCTAACCTTTCAAAAACTCATGGCTACTGCAGCAAATCAAGATACCGGCATGGAAAGCTTCGCAGCACTCTTCGAAGAGTCGCTGTCGCGTCAAGACATGCGTTCGGGCGAAGTCATTTCGGCCGAAGTCGTTCGTCTGGATCACAACTTCGTGATCGTCAACGCCGGCCTGAAATCGGAAGCTTTCATCCCCGTCGAAGAATTCAAGAATGACCAGGGCGAACTGGAAGTCCAGATTGGCGACTTCGTTTCCGTGGCCATCGAATCGCTGGAAAACGGTTTCGGCGATACCATCCTGTCGCGCGACAAGGCCAAGCGCCTGGCATCGTGGCTGGCTCTGGAAAAAGCAATGGAGTCGGGCGAGATCGTCACCGGCACCGTCAATGGCAAAGTCAAGGGCGGCCTGACCGTCCTGACCAACGGCATCCGCGCATTCCTGCCGGGTTCGCTGGTCGACACCCGTCCGGTCAAGGACACCACCCCGTTCGAAGGCAAGACCCTCGAATTCAAGGTCATCAAGCTGGACCGCAAGCGTAACAACGTCGTGCTGTCGCGTCGCGCCGTCATCGAAGCATCGATGGGCGAAGAGCGTGCGAAGCTGATGGAAACGCTGAAGGAAGGCACCGTGGTCACCGGCGTCGTCAAGAACATCACCGACTACGGTGCGTTCGTCGACCTGGGCGGCATCGACGGCCTGCTGCACATCACCGACCTGGCATGGCGTCGTGTGCGTCACCCGTCGGAAGTCCTGACCGTCGGCCAGGAAATCACCGCCAAGGTCCTGAAGTACGATCAGGAAAAGAACCGCGTCTCGCTGGGCGTCAAGCAACTGGGCGACGATCCGTGGACCGGCCTGTCGCGTCGCTACCCGCAAGGCACCCGCCTGTTCGGCAAGGTCACCAACCTGACCGACTACGGTGCGTTCGTGGAAGTCGAGCAGGGCATCGAAGGCCTGGTGCACGTCTCCGAGATGGACTGGACCAACAAGAACGTGGCTCCGAACAAGGTTGTCCAGCTGGGCGACGAAGTCGAAGTCATGGTCCTGGAAATCGACGAAGAGCGTCGCCGTATCTCGCTGGGCATGAAGCAGTGCAAGGCGAATCCGTGGGACGACTTCGGCATGACCCACAAGAAGGGCGACAAGGTCAAGGGTTCGATCAAGTCGATCACCGACTTCGGCGTGTTCATCGGCCTGCCGGGCAACATCGACGGCCTGGTGCACCTGTCGGACCTGTCCTGGACCGAAGCCGGCGAAGAAGCCGTGCGCAAGTTCAAGAAGGGCGACGAGCTGGAAGCCGTGGTTCTGGCAATCGACGTCGAGCGCGAGCGTGTCTCGCTGGGCGTGAAGCAGCTGGAAGGCGACCCGTTCAACAACTACGCTTCGCTGAACGACAAGGGCACCCTGGTCACCGGCACCGTGAAATCGGTTGAGCCGAAAGGCGCCGTGATCGCGCTGAACGACGAAGTCGAAGGCTACCTGCGCGCTTCGGAAATCTCGCGTGACCGCGTGGAAGATGCCGGCACCCACCTGAAAGTGGGCGACAAGGTCGAAGCCCTGGTCATCAACATCGATCGCAAGGCTCGCAGCATCCAGCTGTCGATCAAGGCGAAAGACAATGCCGACACCCAGGAAGCCATGCAGAAGCTGGCTTCGGACAACAGCGCTGCTTCCGGCACCACCTCGCTGGGCGCACTGCTGAAGGCCAAGTTCGACAACAAGAACTAAGCAAGGGTTATTAACCTGGGACCACGCAGATGACCAAGTCCGAGCTGATCAACCGCCTGGCTGAGCGCTATTCGCAGCTGGTGGCAAAAGATGCGGAATATGCTGTCAAGACCATCCTCGATGCGATGACCAACGCCCTGGCGACCGGCCAGCGCATCGAGATCCGCGGTTTCGGCAGCTTCGCGCTGAACAGCCGGCCGCCCCGCATCGGACGCAATCCGAAGTCCGGCGACAAGGTGATGGTGCCCGAAAAACGGGTGCCCCACTTCAAGCCGGGCAAGCAGTTGCGCGAACGGGTCGACGCGATGGTCGGGCAACCGATCATCGAAGACTGAGTCGTCTGCCGTCCGGCAGGCAGAAACGGCGTCCTTCACGGGATGCCGTTTTTTTTCGCCGATACGTCGTCCCCGCGAAGGCGAGGACCCAGGTTTGTTCGCATTTCGATAACTTACGCAAAACTTGGGTTCGCGCCTGCGCGGGAACGACGGGGTCTGCCTTTTGAAAACTCCTCCCAAATATGCGACACTTCGCCTTTGACGTGTTTCCTGACAGGACCTAATGAGATGAAGATTGTTTCCACCATCCTCGGATGCATCCTGTTCGTCCTCTTTTTCGGCTTCGCCCTGAAGAACACCGATCCGGTGGACCTGCATTTTTTCCTGGGCTATGAATTGCGCGGCCCCCTGGTGCTGATGCTGCTGGCCTTTTTCATCGCCGGCGCCTTCCTCGGCATCCTGGCGGTGACGCCGACCGTGTTCCGCCACCGCCGCGAAAGTTCCCAGCACAAGAACACCATCCAGGCCCTGCAGAGCGCCGCCGGCACTGCCGCCAGCGCCCCGCAACCCGACAGCGTCACGCCCCGCTGAGCTGTCCTCATAACAGAACAAGAATCACATGGAATTTGAAATCTGGTGGCTGCTCGGCATCCCCGTCTTTTTTGCCCTCGGCTGGATCGCCGCCCGCGTCGACATCAAGCAACTCGTCTCCGAATCGCGCAGCCTGCCACGCGGCTACTTCAAGGGCCTGAACTTCCTCCTCAACGAGCAGCCCGACAAGGCGATCGACGCCTTCATCGAAATCGTCAAGCTCGACCCGGAAACGGCCGAGATGCACTTTGCGCTCGGTAACCTGTTCCGCCGCCGCGGCGAGACCGAACGCGCGATCCGCGTCCACCAGAACCTGCTGTCGCGCCCGGACCTGCCGATCGAGCAGCAGGTGCACGCCCAGTACGAACTCGGCATGGACTACCTGAAGGCCGGCCTGCTGGACCGCGCCGAGGAAACCTTCAACCTGCTGGTCGATACCCAATACGGCGTGCAGGCCCGGCGTGCGCTGCTGGAGATCTTCCAGCGCGAAAAGGAATGGCGCCGCGCGATCGCCGCCGCCGAAGGCCTGCAGGAATCCGGCGCCGGCGCCCAGCACAAGGAAATCGCCCAGTTCTATTGCGAGCTGGCCCAGGACGCCCTGGTCCACATGCAGCCGGCCGATGCGATGCAGCTGCTGGACAAGGCGCTGCAGGCCGACCGCAAGAGCGTGCGCGCCACCATGCTGTACGGCGACGCCCAGACCGCCCAGGGCGACATCGAAGGCGCCCTGAAGACCTGGCGCCGCGTCGAGCAGCAGAGCGTGCCCCACGTGGCGCTGGTCGCCGCACGGCTGATGGACGGCTACCGCAAGGTCGGCCGGCCGCAGGAAGGCGTGAACCTGCTGCGTTCCTACCTGCAGGAAGCGTCATCCATTGATCTGATCGAGGTGGTGTTCAAGGCCGTCATCGAACTGAACGGCGTCGACGCTGCCAAACAGCTGGTGGTCGAGGAATTGCGCCGCAACCCGACCTTGCTGGGCCTGGACAAGCTGCTCGAGGCGCGCCTGATGGATGCGCCAGCAAATGTCTGGGAAGAATTGTCCATGGTGAAAAACCTGGTCCACGGATACACGCAGAAGCTGGCGCGCTACCAGTGCAGCCACTGCGGTTTCAAGGCGCGCCAGTATTATTGGCAATGCCCGGGATGCAGCAAATGGGAAACCTATCCCCCGCGCCGTACCGAAGAACTGAATGTCATGAATTGATGAATTAAGCATATGAAAATTACGATTATCGGCACCGGCTACGTCGGTCTCGTCACCGGCGCCTGCCTCGCTGAACTCGGCAACGATGTGTTCTGCCTCGACGTCGACCAGCGCAAGATCGACCTGCTCAACAACGGCGGCATCCCGATCCACGAACCGGGCCTGGAAGAGATCGTCGCGCGCAACCGCGCCGCCGGCCGCCTGCATTTCTCGACCGACGTCGCCGCCAGTGTGGCCCACGGCCAGCTGCAGTTCATCGCGGTCGGCACCCCGCCGGACGAGGACGGCTCGGCCGACCTGCAGTACGTGCTGGCCGCCGCGCGCAGTATCGGCCGTCACATGGACGGCTTCAAGGTCATCATCGACAAGTCGACCGTGCCGGTCGGCACCGCCGACCGCGTGGCCGCCGCCATCAGGGAAGAGCTCGGCACGCGCGGCGCGCAGAGCGAGTTCACGGTGGTGTCGAATCCGGAATTCCTGAAGGAGGGCGCGGCGGTCGAGGACTTCATGCGTCCGGACCGCATCGTCATCGGCCATGACGACAGCCCAAGCGGCCAGCGCGCGCGCGAGCTCATGAAGCTGCTGTACGCGCCGTTCAACCGCAACCACGAGCGCACCTACTGGATGGACGTGCGCTCGGCCGAGTTCACCAAGTACGCGGCCAACGCCATGCTGGCGACCCGTATCTCGTTCATGAACGAGCTGGCCAACCTGGCGGACAAGGTGGGCGCCGACATCGAGGCGGTGCGCCACGGCATCGGTTCCGACCCGCGCATCGGCCACAGCTTCCTGTATGCCGGCGCCGGCTATGGCGGCTCCTGCTTCCCCAAGGACGTGCAGGCGATCGAACGCACCGCGCGCCAGTACGGCCAGGACCTGCTGATCCTGAGTGCCGTGGAGGCCGTCAACGAGCGCCAGAAGCATGTGCTGGGCCGTAAGGTCGTGGCGCGCTTCGGCGAAGACCTGTCCGGCAAGCGTTTCGCGGTCTGGGGCCTGGCCTTCAAGCCGAACACCGACGACATGCGCGAAGCGCCGTCGCGCGTGCTGCTGGCCGAGCTGATCGGGCGCGGCGCCACCGTCGCCGTGCACGATCCGGTGGCGATGGAGGAAGCGCGCCGGGTGCTGGCGCTCGATTTCGGCGGTGATGCGCTGGGCGAAGAGAAGCTGGCGCGCATCGAATTCAAGGATGCGCCGATGGACGCGCTCGACGGCGCCGAGGCGCTGGTGATCGTCACCGAGTGGAAGGCCTTCCGGAGCCCCGACTTCGAGCAGATCAAGTCGCTCCTGCGCAACCCGGTCATCATCGACGGCCGCAACCTCTATGAACCGGCCCTGATGACCGGCCTGGGCGTCGAATACCACGGGATCGGCCGTTCGGTCCTGACCAGCAAGTGAGGTCGACGATGCACCAGGACATCCCAAGCCGCCTGCTGCCGACCGACAGCTACCGCCAGGCCGAAGCACCGGCCCTGGAGACCGTCCGCCTGCTGGTGGTCGGCGACGTCATGCTCGACCGCTACTGGTTCGGCGACGTCGCGCGCATCTCGCCGGAAGCCCCGGTCCCGGTGGTGCGCATCGAGCGCCGCGAAGCCCGCCTGGGCGGCGCCGCCAACGTGGCGCGCAACGCCGCCGCGCTGGGCGCCCACTGCGGCCTGCTGGGCGTGGTCGGCAACGACGAGGCCGGCGACGAGGTCGAGCAGATCCTGCGCGAATCCAGCATCGACAGCTACCTGAAGCGGGACGAGCAGATCTCCACCATCGTCAAGCTGCGCGTGATCGGCCGCCAGCAGCAGATGGTGCGCATCGACTTCGAGGAAGCGCCCAGCGAGACCACGCTGCGCGACAAGCTGACCCAGTTCAAGGCCGTGCTGCCGGACTACGACGTCATCATCTTCTCCGACTACAACAAGGGCAGCCTGGTCAACGTGGCGGAGATGATCCGCATGGCGCGCGACGCCGGCAAGACCGTCATGGTCGACCCGAAAGGCGACGACTTCACGCCTTACCGCGGCGCCACCATCCTGACCCCGAACAAGTCGGAACTCAAGCGCATCGTCGGCGCCTGGAAGACCGAGGAGCAGCTCACCGAAAAGGCCCAGAACCTGCGCGAAGAGCTGGGCCTGACGGCGCTGCTGCTGACCCGTTCGGAAGAGGGCATGAGCCTGTACACGGCCGACGAGGTGCTGCACGTGCACGCGGACGCGCGCGAGGTGTTCGACGTTTCCGGCGCGGGCGATACCGTGATCGCGACCATGGCCGCGATGCTGGGCGCGGGCGCACCGCTGGCCGAAGCGCTGGCCACCGCCAACCGGGCCGGCGGCATCGTTGTCGGCAAGCTGGGCACCGCCACCGTCACCCGCGACGAGCTGTTCGCGCAGCGCCGCCGCACCGACGACTCTCATTCTTGAGCTTGATCTTTTGTAAGCGCCCGGCGTCAACGCCGGGCGTGCTGGTCCGTTAATACATACGGGCGGCGCCTGCCGCCTCATAAGTCAACCAACGGAGATTACAAAATGATCAAGAAACTGTTTCTCGCAATCGCTGCGCTGGCGGCGTCGATGAGCATGGCCTTCGCCCAGGTCGACGTCAACAAGGCCGATGCCGCGGCGCTGGATTCGGTGAAGGGCGTCGGTCCCGCCATGTCGAAGACCATCCTCGACGAACGCAAGAAAGGCGAGTTCAAGGACTGGGCCGACTTCCAGAAGCGCGTGAAGGGCGTGGGCGAGAAGCGCGCCGCCAAGCTGTCCGAAGCCGGCCTGCAGGTGAACGGCAAATCGATGGAAGGTGCGCCGATGGCTGCCGCTTCCGGCGCCGCCAAGGCCAAGACCGACGAGAAGGCCGCCAAGCCGGCCAAGGCCTCGAAGACGGCTGCGAAGCCTGAGGCAGGCGCTAAAGCCGCCAGCTGACAGCTAGGGTGGGCTCTCCGGGCCCACGCGAAGGCAGGCTCGGCTGAACGTCTGCGTGGGCACGTGGTGCCCACCCTACATTGCTTCGAATCATGGCTTCTGCGGCCTCCTCAATACGCCACTCTTGATCTCGGATTAGAATGGCATTTTTGAGATCGCAAGAAAGCAGAAGCAAACCCATGGCATACAAGACCATCCAGGACACGATCGGCAACACTCCGCTGGTACAGCTGGTCCGCATTCCGGGCGCGGACGCCGCGGCCCGCAACAACGTCATCCTCGGCAAGCTCGAAGGCAACAACCCGGCCGGTTCGGTGAAGGACCGCGCTGCCATGTCGATGCTGCGCGGGGCCGAGGAGCGCGGCCAGATCAAGCCGGGCGATACCCTGATCGAAGCGACCAGCGGCAACACCGGCATTGCGCTGGCGATGGCGGCCGCCATTCGCGGCTACAAGATGCTCCTGATCATGCCGGACAATCTGTCGATCGAACGCCGCCAGAGCATGGCCGCCTACGGCGCCCAGATCATCCTGACCCCGAAGACCGGCGGCATGGAATATGCGCGCGATCTCGCCGAGTCGATGCAGAAGGACGGCAAGGGCATCATCCTGGACCAGTTCGCCAACGAGGACAATCCGCGCGCCCACTACGAGACCACCGGTCCCGAGATCTGGCGCGATACCGAAGGCCGCGT
This window of the Massilia sp. WG5 genome carries:
- a CDS encoding UDP-glucose/GDP-mannose dehydrogenase family protein, translating into MKITIIGTGYVGLVTGACLAELGNDVFCLDVDQRKIDLLNNGGIPIHEPGLEEIVARNRAAGRLHFSTDVAASVAHGQLQFIAVGTPPDEDGSADLQYVLAAARSIGRHMDGFKVIIDKSTVPVGTADRVAAAIREELGTRGAQSEFTVVSNPEFLKEGAAVEDFMRPDRIVIGHDDSPSGQRARELMKLLYAPFNRNHERTYWMDVRSAEFTKYAANAMLATRISFMNELANLADKVGADIEAVRHGIGSDPRIGHSFLYAGAGYGGSCFPKDVQAIERTARQYGQDLLILSAVEAVNERQKHVLGRKVVARFGEDLSGKRFAVWGLAFKPNTDDMREAPSRVLLAELIGRGATVAVHDPVAMEEARRVLALDFGGDALGEEKLARIEFKDAPMDALDGAEALVIVTEWKAFRSPDFEQIKSLLRNPVIIDGRNLYEPALMTGLGVEYHGIGRSVLTSK
- the rfaE1 gene encoding D-glycero-beta-D-manno-heptose-7-phosphate kinase gives rise to the protein MHQDIPSRLLPTDSYRQAEAPALETVRLLVVGDVMLDRYWFGDVARISPEAPVPVVRIERREARLGGAANVARNAAALGAHCGLLGVVGNDEAGDEVEQILRESSIDSYLKRDEQISTIVKLRVIGRQQQMVRIDFEEAPSETTLRDKLTQFKAVLPDYDVIIFSDYNKGSLVNVAEMIRMARDAGKTVMVDPKGDDFTPYRGATILTPNKSELKRIVGAWKTEEQLTEKAQNLREELGLTALLLTRSEEGMSLYTADEVLHVHADAREVFDVSGAGDTVIATMAAMLGAGAPLAEALATANRAGGIVVGKLGTATVTRDELFAQRRRTDDSHS
- a CDS encoding helix-hairpin-helix domain-containing protein codes for the protein MIKKLFLAIAALAASMSMAFAQVDVNKADAAALDSVKGVGPAMSKTILDERKKGEFKDWADFQKRVKGVGEKRAAKLSEAGLQVNGKSMEGAPMAAASGAAKAKTDEKAAKPAKASKTAAKPEAGAKAAS
- the cysM gene encoding cysteine synthase CysM — its product is MAYKTIQDTIGNTPLVQLVRIPGADAAARNNVILGKLEGNNPAGSVKDRAAMSMLRGAEERGQIKPGDTLIEATSGNTGIALAMAAAIRGYKMLLIMPDNLSIERRQSMAAYGAQIILTPKTGGMEYARDLAESMQKDGKGIILDQFANEDNPRAHYETTGPEIWRDTEGRVTHFVSAMGTTGTIMGVSHYLKEKNEAIRIVGAQPEEGSSIPGIRKWPEAYMPKIFDKARVDQVESVSQAAAEQMARRLAAEEGIFCGISAAGACEIALRISQTVENATIVFVVCDRGDRYLSTGVFPA